The following are from one region of the Ornithorhynchus anatinus isolate Pmale09 chromosome X1, mOrnAna1.pri.v4, whole genome shotgun sequence genome:
- the LOC114806494 gene encoding olfactory receptor 1G1 has protein sequence MERGNQTSVSEFLLLGLSDQAEQRQLLFVLFFWMYLLGVLGSLLIVLAIGSDPHLHNPMYFFLINLSLVDTCLLSTTVPKMLANLQMQDKSISYPGCLAQMFFFLLFIGLDHFFLTGMAYDRYVAICHPLHYTTIMNPWLCVLVIAGSWIISSLHALIHTLLVVRLSFCSSHEILHFFCDLYQVLKLSCTDTLINELFMYLLTVVFGVFPFICLLFSYTRIASTILGIPSASGKRKAFSTCGSHLSVVSLFYGTGFGIYFSSRPTHTTRLGSIVSVLYTVVTPMLNPFIYSLRNKDMKRVLINMFRKKTLFS, from the coding sequence ATGGAGAGGGGAAACCAAACCAGCGTCTCAGAATTCCTCCTCCTGGGACTGTCCGACCAGGCGGAGCAGAGACAGCTCCTCTTCGTGTTGTTCTTCTGGATGTACCTGCTTGGGGTCCTGGGGAGCCTGCTCATCGTTCTGGCCATCGGCTCCGACCCGCACCTGCACaaccccatgtacttcttcctcatcAACCTCTCCCTGGTTGACACCTGTCTATTATCCACCACGGTCCCCAAGATGCTGGCCAACCTCCAGATGCAAGATAAATCCATATCCTATcctggctgcctggcccaaatgttttttttcctcctctttataGGTCTAGACCATTTCTTCCTCACCGGAATGGCTTATGACCGCTACGTGGCTatatgccaccccctccactacaCCACTATCATGAACCCATGGCTCTGTGTCCTGGTCATTGCTGGGTCCTGGATCATCAGTTCTCTCCATGCCCTGATACACACCCTACTGGTGGTTCGCTTATCCTTCTGTTCCAGTCATGAAATCCTTCACTTCTTTTGTGACCTTTACCAGGTCTTAAAGCTATCCTGCACTGACACCCTCATCAATGAGTTATTTATGTATCTGCTTACAGTGGTATTTGGTGTCTTTCCATTTATATGCCTCCTGTTCTCTTACACTCGCATTGCCTCCACCATTTTGGGAATCCCATCTGCCAGTGGAAAAAGGAAAGCTTTCTCCACCTGTGGCTCTCACCTGTCCGTGGTCTCTCTGTTCTATGGCACTGGCTTTGGGATCTACTTCAGCTCCAGGCCTACCCACACAACCCGGCTGGGCTCGATAGTATCCGTGTTGTACACGGTGGTCACCCCCATGCTGAACCccttcatctacagcctgaggaacaaggACATGAAAAGGGTGCTGATAAACATGTTCAGAAAGAAAACTCTCTTCTCATAG